A genomic window from Drosophila innubila isolate TH190305 chromosome 4, UK_Dinn_1.0, whole genome shotgun sequence includes:
- the LOC117783818 gene encoding serine-rich adhesin for platelets-like — MLQPRLTVKKPDGNRKRCYWNLQKKTIECGPGLSHKIMQLSLLFGLFLAGLIATPTVAADELNIKPTPALRLADDFTTVLLVNNDRAGRLGDGHGRYLSVRPEVGLLTSTARTFIQEGITTEYATQVVGTTLDNGRLYAQYLKKSSRVLFENGQPSVVTSWVGDSVPPHSRSYLQSHNDLFNADAPNWRDIDDSLDDIASVPVPVDDVGEFVGNTDFLKIKGSSLSLPVETTIVSKISKESLGLKSVVMSGSGLSEDTVRKLAAQKVLPIGDLPTFTVKNHFEPSGYQEAAGTANTDTDTDTDTNTEEGRSAKVYYQHLMREKQSEHGKKKQQLLNFPKRLLSTVTYYGFADFTTIVGDSVIVFSPSTAQPSSIIGHVTSIKGMATLRTTDDIPLQYNKVSLAEKATTRAEIIVSTVLNNVNIIEAVEDTSDTDLAQVSSSQSIPEMEINSLIATATPTPTLDGVRATEESTSQSPSPSQNFEVSETEAKSMFSLPTDQEIQEIYASLAKAQAKEQSNLQSTQSTITESMSESKSVSDLQGHSGATTIFIDDDPFANFIEPTRVINNTVTAISNTIDVTTAKKEEITNLVQSSEIKSLDEESTPLLSATLQSSQVDQELTNNRRDESIHSSQIKESTQLQNLSNMSETESELESDSVTEFNSQSTQADDITTMIPLEETETEMATTEETMKTESSTEKDTDTEEDYVTEPENNQETENDTDTDIDNENEDYDGENGLDEIDVIYKTLYTTYTYLTTFFQGKSTTVSSHTEIVTNVITSEILNTEQQEELTKTVDVLSEKSATQTDSETIRITATATVTPSKYIIPDELESLLHASANDATHVMEQSQDTTYLDDAKYTKTFFTTYTYYTTIFADSETEIMSRTEVFTNYVTELATATTEAQIEMPSMSSTLDRTASESSIALKAENISGNVENGEEHITLITDVRSSSSSGDQQQHLVGQLKDSVDDQVSSESNTEEILPSATLLLQTSFTTFTFYTTMYVSDITNVVSRLETVTNIATETVQPTKMLSQEEATLPITYFTTFTYWTKLAKDGEITTISREETISNVIEPTKRLETETSTTLSSITIQSDSISIASDNLEKSVLQTLSANTITSDTDTDTDTNTDMGTNTTDADLSALTTYYTTYTYYTTSYEANNTVTDSRLETITNIIRPTNVVVNPSPILSSINSPDPYDVSPPISGAETNSSDLIFYDYKRIIDAEGVSTLYFTTKIESSINEEGSRIEFTTSTSSLDIDETKKLSLATSLPSESLGDQDSVSPSSSSRQYKTGLVRLIEGTRIGNSTTTLYQSKVIGTIIDNRYAQIIESTSSFLFNKASPASIISPSATLDDMIVSTTQGVNLESPNVVEGSINSDSDSDTTETITEHDDAITDDDNNINNNNNARIPFQSKKRTFAPVIRPFASRNRPTFAPKQKTPSPSSATIITRSDITPTITATPALKSVGRFGSSRRGSSSILNSNTPNNPQDTGSTSSSSSRRLFGRPIKASSGSVSQLGSTIQASSGISPTRNRFASTFRTSGIQASSSRRLSLSSAYRPSSSNINGFRVSALSGVNSRQRIKPTSVSGLGPAFGKTSTSGVEEENSTEEQQIETNDEEDNATENSKRNQNPLLRFRRPLSRPIGFTPAPRNANNNSNGRAKASTTTTTTTTTTARPRPRSFQRPTISSIQTRIRPQNALFPPRGLFQTQQQKESDQSAVNNSNNNNDSELNQNETDDSEYDDDDDDADGEEDEDGTDDDGQKEENRRRRSNKKSTAHSRVRRQADTLNRSRFRFRRPKTATTEEPKPEKIEEVNETTLSTPRSKINSRFGSRFHSQSQSQSSPSSATQASTSGHRSIRPTRPTSPRTQFTLREKDTTIKSITRPGAGGTSSSNFRRQQQSSLRRTTSSPSSRRLKSYTSHNHNHNTVDPPGLRTTGTSRSRNNGNAGGSTRGRGSMRGRGRNDYSSDPNLTDLGSATITVTHVIPAEVTVPVVNGQVTEYKNIVTGKTSIEVLGPNQYTKILGNNGQASLYLTREDTSISPAGVTELTRYLLHDTTTTTVTFTPTTIRGRKTSFSHILPSTVYSVENVVSTVQPQISANAPLANILLSQLLLGNINLPANQLLGALGQPQGQSIVGVAGLEPSLPPQPAPQPQTEYRTHTSTYVTTIYDGKSTILPITFQGKKILTTVFDTTAQTITATEYSVDTIINTPTQQPQLQQQQQQVGGQVAQVNSLLLQQLLLQQQQQQQQQQIPQVSHTTMPQIFLGENLQDLDDQLMLDADIDVRDNIDDIIVSDNDTNQSRSANKSSRKKPRKSGKSHKRHKQQQQQQQQPEEESSVITLYVSGRRPGEFSTILSTVHNTNDHASSLHKRQAMPILQTAGLNSPEDLYEFGGSEKINLYSYVPLDLNLELEQEQEQLKMQNSIKSALDDCQESAEGCESKTQTASLESIIGDVDLWYAKATKQALSTSTSTSTDTSSTLSTLSTDQLLNVSQHFLD, encoded by the exons ATGTTACAACCACGTTTAACAGTGAAGAAACCAGACGGAAACCGCAAGAGGTGTTACTGGAACCTTCAGAAGAAGACAATTGAATGTGGACCTGGACTTTCTCACAAAATAATGCAGCTGAGTCTACTTTTCGgtctgtttctggctggattAATTGCAACACCCACTGTAGCAGCTG ACGAGCTTAATATTAAACCCACACCAGCCTTACGTCTGGCAGATG atTTCACAACTGTCCTGTTGGTAAATAATGATAGGGCGGGTCGGTTAGGTGATGGACACGGCCGCTATCTGTCAGTTCGTCCAGAGGTTGGTCTCTTAACATCCACAGCACGCACTTTCATCCAGGAGGGGATTACAACAGAATATGCCACACAGGTGGTGGGTACTACCTTAGATAACGGTCGGCTGTACGCCCAATATCTAAAGAAGAGCTCACGGGTTCTTTTCGAGAATGGTCAGCCGTCTGTCGTCACCAGTTGGGTGGGTGATAGTGTCCCACCGCACAGCCGATCCTACCTACAAAGTCACAATGATTTATTCAATGCTGATGCGCCAAATTGGCGAGATATTGATGACAGCCTGGATGATATTGCTTCTGTTCCTGTTCCGGTTGATGATGTTGGTGAATTCGTAGGAAACACGGATTTCCTTAAGATTAAAGGCTCAAGTTTATCGCTGCCAGTAGAAACGACAATCGTCTCAAAAATATCTAAAGAATCTTTAGGTCTGAAATCAGTTGTGATGTCGGGATCGGGACTTTCAGAGGATACAGTACGAAAATTGGCAGCTCAGAAAGTGTTGCCAATAGGCGATTTGCCAACGTTTACAgtgaaaaatcatttcgagCCCAGTGGGTACCAAGAAGCTGCTGGTACtgcaaatacagatacagatacagatacagatacaaatacagaggAAGGCCGTTCAGCTAAGGTTTACTATCAGCATTTGATGCGGGAGAAACAAAGTGAGCATGGTaaaaagaagcagcagcttCTGAATTTTCCAAAGCGACTCCTATCGACCGTCACATACTATGGGTTTGCCGATTTCACCACCATTGTGGGCGATAGTGTAATTGTATTTTCACCAAGCACCGCTCAGCCCAGCTCGATAATAGGTCACGTCACATCGATAAAGGGAATGGCGACTCTGCGAACTACCGATGATATTCCACTTCAATATAATAAAGTTTCCTTGGCagagaaagcaacaacaagagcagaaATAATCGTATCCACAGTGTTGAACAATGTGAATATCATAGAAGCGGTGGAAGATACTAGTGATACTGATTTGGCTCAAGTCAGTTCGTCTCAATCGATTCcggaaatggaaataaatagCTTGATTGCCACAGCAACTCCAACTCCTACACTTGACGGAGTCCGAGCCACTGAAGAGTCCACGTCtcagtctccgtctccgtctcagAATTTTGAAGTTAGCGAAACAGAAGCAAAATCCATGTTTTCATTGCCGACAGATCAGGAAATACAGGAAATCTATGCGTCCTTGGCCAAAGCGCAAGCAAAGGAGCAATCGAATCTCCAAAGTACACAGTCAACTATAACCGAATCTATGTCCGAATCCAAATCCGTATCCGATCTTCAGGGACACAGTGGAGCCACAACGATTTTCATTGATGATGATCCCTTTGCGAATTTCATCGAGCCAACAAGGGTTATAAATAATACAGTGACTGCTATAAGTAATACAATAGATGTCACAACAGCGAAGAAGGAGGAGATCACAAATCTTGTCCAATCATCAGAGATTAAGTCACTTGATGAAGAAAGTACACCACTTCTTTCAGCCACATTGCAATCCTCACAAGTTGATCAAGAGCTCACTAATAATAGACGTGATGAGAGTATTCATTCGTCCCAAATAAAAGAATCGACACAGCTACAGAATTTGTCAAATATGTCTGAGACAGAATCAGAATTAGAATCGGACTCAGTTACAGAGTTTAATTCGCAATCGACTCAGGCTGATGATATAACCACAATGATTCCCTTggaagagacagagacggaaATGGCTACCACGGAGGAAACGATGAAAACAGAAAGCTCAACCGAAAAAGATACCGATACCGAGGAAGACTACGTAACTGAGCCAGAAAATAACCAAGAGACTGAGAATGACACTGACACTGACATTGATAATGAGAATGAAGACTATGATGGTGAAAATGGCTTGGATGAGATTGATGTCATTTACAAGACTCTGTACACAACCTACACATATTTGACGACTTTCTTCCAAGGCAAATCCACTACTGTTTCTAGCCATACGGAGATAGTAACGAATGTAATTACTTCAGAAATCTTAAATACGGAACAGCAGGAAGAATTGACAAAAACAGTTGATGTTCTGAGTGAAAAATCCGCTACTCAAACGGATTCTGAAACTATAAGGATCACAGCGACAGCGACCGTTACGccttcaaaatatataattcccGATGAGTTGGAGAGCTTATTGCATGCTAGCGCTAATGATGCAACCCACGTAATGGAACAAAGCCAAGATACTACCTACCTGGATGATGCCAAGTACACAAAGACCTTCTTCACAACGTACACCTATTACACAACAATATTTGCCGACAGTGAAACGGAAATAATGTCCAGGACTGAAGTATTTACAAATTACGTTACTGAACTTGCTACAGCCACAACTGAagcacaaattgaaatgccatCGATGTCTTCAACTCTGGATCGGACTGCATCAGAATCATCCATTGCTTTGAAGGCCGAAAATATCAGTGGCAATGTGGAGAATGGAGAGGAGCATATCACATTGATAACAGATGTTCGATCTAGTAGCTCGAGCGGAgatcagcaacagcatctaGTTGGGCAACTGAAGGATTCCGTGGACGATCAAGTGAGTTCCGAAAGTAATACAGAAGAGATACTACCATCAGCGACGCTTCTACTCCAGACGAGTTTCACCACATTCACATTCTACACAACGATGTATGTGTCAGATATCACAAATGTGGTTAGTCGCCTGGAGACAGTTACCAATATTGCCACCGAAACGGTACAGCCAACTAAAATGCTGAGCCAAGAGGAGGCCACATTACCGATCACATACTTTACGACCTTTACGTATTGGACGAAGCTGGCCAAGGACGGAGAGATTACAACAATTAGTAGAGAGGAAACAATATCGAATGTGATTGAGCCAACGAAACGGCTTGAAACCGAAACGTCAACCACATTGAGTTCAATAACGATTCAATCAGATTCGATATCAATAGCAAGCGATAATCTAGAGAAAAGTGTACTGCAAACATTGAGTGCCAATACAATTACGTCTGATACGGATACAGATACGGATACGAATACGGATATGGGTACTAATACAACGGATGCGGATTTGTCGGCACTAACAACCTATTATACGACGTACACTTATTACACTACCTCATACGAGGCCAACAACACTGTCACGGATTCGCGTTTAGAGACAATTACAAACATCATCAGACCGACGAACGTCGTAGTAAATCCGAGTCCCATACTCTCCTCAATCAATTCACCGGATCCTTATGATGTATCACCACCCATATCAGGTGCGGAAACTAATTCATCtgacttgattttttatgattataaaCGTATTATCGATGCTGAGGGCGTGAGCACTTTGTActttacaacaaaaattgaatctTCGATTAATGAGGAAGGCAGCCGTATAGAATTTACAACTAGTACATCGAGTCTGGATATCGATGAAACGAAGAAATTGAGCTTGGCTACAAGTTTACCAAGCGAATCTCTAGGTGATCAGGACTCTGTTTCTCCATCTTCTTCTTCGCGTCAATACAAAACCGGTTTGGTTCGACTTATAGAAGGTACTCGAATCGGGAACAGTACGACAACCTTGTATCAATCAAAGGTGATTGGCACAATTATAGACAATCGCTATGCACAAATAATTGAAAGTACATCTAGTTTTCTGTTTAACAAAGCAAGTCCAGCAAGCATAATATCACCAAGTGCCACTCTTGACGACATGATTGTTAGCACTACACAGGGTGTAAATCTCGAGTCTCCAAATGTCGTTGAGGGCAGTATTAACagtgacagcgacagcgacacgACAGAGACAATTACGGAACACGACGACGCCATCACTGATGAtgacaacaatattaataacaataacaatgctcGGATACCATTTCAATCAAAGAAACGTACATTTGCGCCTGTGATAAGACCCTTTGCTTCCCGTAACAGGCCAACATTCGCGCCGAAACAGAAGACACCAAGTCCAAGCAGTGCTACGATTATAACCAGATCTGATATAACGCCGACGATAACCGCAACGCCAGCCCTCAAGTCTGTGGGTAGATTCGGCTCTTCGCGAAGGGGTTCTTCTTCCATCCTGAACTCGAACACACCCAACAACCCTCAAGATACGGGTTCAACGAGTTCATCAAGCTCTAGACGTCTATTTGGACGACCTATAAAGGCATCGAGTGGATCGGTTAGTCAATTGGGCAGTACTATTCAAGCAAGCAGTGGAATTTCTCCGACCAGGAACCGCTTCGCATCTACCTTTCGTACATCAGGCATCCAGGCGTCCAGTTCACGACGCCTGAGCTTAAGCTCCGCATATCGACCatccagcagcaacatcaacggtTTTCGAGTCTCGGCATTGAGTGGAGTCAACTCTCGGCAACGTATCAAGCCAACATCAGTCTCCGGCCTCGGACCGGCATTTGGGAAGACCAGTACTAGTGGCGTTGAGGAGGAGAATTCAACGGAGGAGCAGCAAATTGAGACAAACGATGAGGAAGACAATGCCACGGAAAATTCCAAACGTAATCAAAATCCGCTCTTGCGTTTCCGTCGACCATTGAGCAGACCCATCGGCTTTACTCCAGCTCCTCGTAatgctaataataatagtaatg GACGGGCCAAGGcatcaacgacaacaacaaccaccactacaacaacagccagaCCACGACCGCGTAGCTTCCAGCGCCCCACAATATCCAGTATTCAGACACGGATCCGCCCACAGAATGCCCTGTTTCCACCACGAGGTCTTTTCCAAACTCAGCAACAAAAGGAAAGCGATCAATCAGCtgtaaacaacagcaacaacaacaacgacagcgagTTGAATCAGAATGAAACTGACGATTCGGAatatgacgatgacgatgacgatgcaGATGGAGAAGAAGACGAAGATGGCACTGATGACGATGGCCAAAAGGAGGAAAACCGCCGCAGACGATCTAACAAAAAAAGCACAGCTCATTCCCGGGTTCGTCGTCAGGCGGATACCTTGAATCGAAGCCGTTTTCGGTTCCGTCGACCCAAAACTGCCACTACCGAAGAGCCAAAGCCAGAAAAAATCGAAGAGGTGAATGAAACGACGCTCAGTACACCTCGTTCGAAAATTAATTCGAGATTTGGCTCCCGATTTCATTCGCAATCGCAGTCCCAATCCAGTCCTTCGAGTGCAACTCAAGCATCGACATCGGGACATCGGTCTATACGTCCCACTCGACCCACATCGCCGCGAACGCAGTTTACACTCCGAGAGAAGGATACAACTATTAAGAGTATTACAAGACCAGGTGCTGGTGGTACATCCTCCTCAAATTTTCGACGTCAGCAGCAGTCATCGCTGCGACGCACAACTAGTTCCCCCAGCTCTCGACGTTTAAAAAGTTACACAAGCCATAATCACAATCACAACACTGTCGATCCTCCTGGATTGCGTACGACAGGAACATCCCGTTCACGAAATAATGGCAACGCAGGCGGTTCAACGAGAGGACGAGGTTCTATGCGTGGAAGAGGTCGCAACGATTATAGCTCGGATCCAAATTTAACAGATCTGGGAAGCGCCACGATTACGGTGACCCATGTAATACCAGCGGAGGTAACAGTGCCGGTTGTAAATGGTCAGGTGACCGAATACAAGAACATTGTGACCGGTAAGACAAGCATAGAGGTTTTGGGACCTAATCAATATACGAAAATCCTGGGTAATAATGGACAAGCCTCACTCTACCTAACGAGAGAGGATACGAGCATCAGTCCCGCCGGAGTCACAGAGCTCACTCGTTATCTTCTACACgatacaacgacaacaacagtgaCCTTTACGCCCACTACGATCCGTGGACGGAAAACCTCCTTCTCCCACATACTGCCGTCGACGGTGTACTCCGTCGAAAACGTTGTGTCGACGGTACAGCCGCAGATATCGGCAAATGCTCCACTGGCCAATATATTGCTATCGCAGCTATTATTGGGCAACATCAATTTACCGGCGAATCAGCTGCTTGGCGCCTTGGGTCAGCCACAGGGTCAGTctattgtgggcgtggctggaCTGGAGCCATCGCTGCCACCGCAACCTGCACCGCAACCACAGACAGAGTATCGGACCCATACGTCCACCTATGTGACCACAATATATGATGGCAAGTCCACAATACTCCCAATAACATTCCAAGGCAAAAAGATCCTCACAACAGTCTTTGATACGACTGCTCAAACAATAACAGCCACAGAATATAGCGTAGACACTATAATAAATACTCCAACCCAGCAGCctcagctgcagcagcaacaacaacaggtagGAGGACAGGTGGCACAGGTGAATAGTTTACTACTGCAACAGCTACTGcttcagcaacagcaacaacagcagcagcagcaaattcCGCAAGTATCCCATACGACAATGCCGCAGATATTTTTGGGTGAGAATCTGCAGGACTTGGACGACCAGCTGATGCTGGATGCTGATATTGATGTGCGCGATAATATTGATGATATCATAGTGTCTGATAACGACACAAATCAGAGTCGTTCCGCGAATAAAAGCAGTCGAAAGAAGCCCAGAAAGTCGGGGAAATCTCACAAGCGtcataagcaacaacagcaacagcagcaacaaccagaAGAAGAGAGCAGTGTAATAACACTTTATGTTTCAGGACGTAGACCTGGGGAGTTTAGCACCATTTTATCCACAGTTCATAATACCAATGATCATGCGAGCAGCTTACATAAGAGACAGGCAATGCCAATACTACAGACTGCTGGACTCAATAGTCCCGAAGATCTGTATGAGTTTGGCGGTAGCGAAAAGATCAACCTGTACTCGTATGTACCTCTTGACTTGAATCTGGAGCTAGAGCAAGAACAAGAGCAACTAAAGATGCAAAACTCGATCAAGTCGGCCTTAGATGATTGCCAGGAAAGTGCAGAAGGCTGTGAGTCGAAGACTCAAACCGCTTCGCTAGAGAGTATCATTGGAGATGTCGATTTGTGGTATGCCAAGGCCACAAAGCAGGCCttaagtacgagtacgagtacgagtacggaTACGAGTAGCACCTTAAGTACCTTAAGTACAGATCAACTATTAAATGTATCGCAGCATTTTTTAGATTAG